DNA sequence from the Desulfuromonas sp. genome:
GGAATGATAAATCCGGCATAACCTGTAAGCTGTAAGCTGAAGGTTGAAATCCCCTTTGAAAGCAACGCAATGGCTGCAATCGAAATCTACCTTCCCTATCTGATCCCGCCGGTCCTCGGCGCCCTTATCGGTTATGTGACCAACTACATCGCCATTCGCATGCTGTTTCGGCCGCTGCGGGCCTGGCGGCTTCTCGGGGTGCGCGTTCCCCTGACGCCGGGGATCATTCCCTCCAAGCGGGGGGAGCTCGCCCGAAGGATGGGGGAGATGGTCGGAAGCCACTTGTTCACCTCCGAGGATGTTGGCCAGGCACTGGCCAGGGAGGGCTTTCGCCGCGAACTCAAGGGGGCGGTGAGCGAGAAACTGGGTCAGTTCGTCGATCGCGATCTCGGCCCTCTCGAATCCCTGGTGCCGGCCGAGTTCCGGAATCGTTTCCGAGACCTGGTCGATTACCTGCGCTGGCGGGCGGTGAAGGTCGTTTTCGACTACCTGGAGAGCGAGGAGTTCGAGACCCGTTTCCGCGACTACCTGCGGCAGTGGGGCGACGAGCTGCTGAGCCGGGACCTGCAGAGCTTTCTCGACCCCCAGCGCTACGACCGGCTGCGGGGGCACATGGACGAGAAGATCTCTTCTTTTCTCGGTTCCGAGGGGGTCGGCCGGGCCGTCGGCCGGTTCGTCGACGGCAAGACCGAGGCCTGGGTCAGTTCGCGGCGCACTCTGCGGGAACTGCTCCCCGCAGACCTGGTCGAGGTGATTCTCGCCCAGCTGGAGAAGGAAATACCGCCCCTGCTCGAGAAACTGGGGGGGATGCTCTACGACCCCGATTTCCGGACACGCCTGGTCAAGAAGGGCAAGGAGGGGATCGAGGGCTTCCTCGACTCCCTCGGCGGTCTCTCCGGCCTGCTCGCCGGCTTCATCAACATGGACAAGGTCTACGAGCGCATTCCCGAGTTCCTGGACAAGGCCGGCGACGAGATCGCCCGCTGGCTGCGCGAGGAAAAGACTCAGGAACAGGTGGCGGCCCTGCTGCGGGAGCGCATCGACGGTCTGCTCGACCGCTCCCTGGGCGACTACCTGGAGAAGGTGCCCTACGAAAAGGTGGCGGGGGTTCGGCGTTTCGTCCGCAGGCGGGCGGTGGAGACGGTTCAGAGCCGGCGCGCAGCCGAATCGGTCCTGGCCCTGGCCGAGGGAGGGATGGACCGACTCAAGGACCGCCCTTTCGCATCGCTGCTCGAAAGGGCCCTTCCCGAGGGGGGGCTGGAGCGGAGTCGCCAGGCTCTGGTCGACCGGCTTCTGGGTGTGCTGCGCTCTCCCGGGGCGCGGCGGGCCCTCGAGGCGGTGCTGGCCGAAAAGCTGGAGCAGTGGCTTTTCCGTCAATCCCTCGGCAAGCTCTCGGCCCGGGTCCCCGGAGATCTGCGGGAGGAACTGGAGGAGGGCCTCTACCGGCAGCTGGCCGAACTGCTGAAGAAAGAGGTTCCCCCCTTGGTGGAAACCCTCAACGTGCGGCGCATGGTCGAGGAGAAGGTCAATTCCCTCGATCTGCTTCAGGTCGAGGGACTGCTCATGGGGGTGATGAAGGAGCAGTTCAAGTACATCAACCTGTTCGGCGGCCTGCTCGGCTTTCTCATCGGCCTGCTCAACGTGGGGGCCCTCGTCTTGCTGGCGGGGGGCTGATCCCGGGAATTAATCCCTTGCTCCGGGGCGGGGCGTTCCTGTATCGTAGAGCTTATAGATCAGACTCGGGGAAAACTTTTGTTGCCCCATCGCCCTGAGACCTTCCCATCCGTCTGTTCCCTTGGCGGGACATAGGATCTTCAACTTTCGGGAGAATATTAATGCGACGTATTTTGATCGGCCTG
Encoded proteins:
- a CDS encoding DUF445 family protein — its product is MAAIEIYLPYLIPPVLGALIGYVTNYIAIRMLFRPLRAWRLLGVRVPLTPGIIPSKRGELARRMGEMVGSHLFTSEDVGQALAREGFRRELKGAVSEKLGQFVDRDLGPLESLVPAEFRNRFRDLVDYLRWRAVKVVFDYLESEEFETRFRDYLRQWGDELLSRDLQSFLDPQRYDRLRGHMDEKISSFLGSEGVGRAVGRFVDGKTEAWVSSRRTLRELLPADLVEVILAQLEKEIPPLLEKLGGMLYDPDFRTRLVKKGKEGIEGFLDSLGGLSGLLAGFINMDKVYERIPEFLDKAGDEIARWLREEKTQEQVAALLRERIDGLLDRSLGDYLEKVPYEKVAGVRRFVRRRAVETVQSRRAAESVLALAEGGMDRLKDRPFASLLERALPEGGLERSRQALVDRLLGVLRSPGARRALEAVLAEKLEQWLFRQSLGKLSARVPGDLREELEEGLYRQLAELLKKEVPPLVETLNVRRMVEEKVNSLDLLQVEGLLMGVMKEQFKYINLFGGLLGFLIGLLNVGALVLLAGG